The Periplaneta americana isolate PAMFEO1 chromosome 14, P.americana_PAMFEO1_priV1, whole genome shotgun sequence region tggaagacattttgcacagAGGTTAAACAGTACAGTCACTCGAACAGTAGGACCATGAATAAGCGGTATACAGGTTTGCAATTGTGTGAaagttcttggggtaatttctttgaaagcatgTGCTGACTATTTTACTAGTTGGAGAAAACACTCTCTCCCACAAGTAACTGCTTGTATCCGACAGTGACAACATTGTTATCACATACTGTGTAACAGTAAAGACTTCTAATAATGCTCTCTAGAACAAATATGTACTTCACcccttttcatgcgacttagttcATGAAGGCCGCGGCTATTTAGCCACGTAGAACACGAGCCATTCGTGCTTAAGTAACATTGCCTAGTTGTAAcattaaggcccggttgcagaaacgcaaatcaaatcaggtTGTGATCGGAGATTACTTGATGTCTTGTTTACTTGACTGACAGATCGAGTTGCAGGAAAGTTAATATACGATCAGATGGATGTGGTCAACAGATTGTCGATTTGACTGAGAAATACCTATGGCAACAGCGCCATACCAGCTCGCAATACAACCTTCAGCTGTTTAACAGCGGTAAATGAACGTTTGTTTATTATACGCTTTGAGGTTAGAAAATCAAGATGTCAATGAGCgattccaataaaaaaaaaccaagGGGCCCAAATTTTAGCTCCATTGACAGAGCTCTGCTATTAAATATAGTGGAGGGATATATGAAcataattgaaaacaaaaaaacgGATGCAGTTTggtcaaaagaaaaagaaaaggcgtGGGCAGACATTGCTGTCGATTTTAATAGGTGTTCGTCTGAGGGCGAAAGAACTGCTACCCAGTTAAAAACTGCATACGAGAATtacaaaagaagaataaaaaaggcAGCAGCAGATGATAAGGTACGTATGTCTATTTATAGTTTGATAAAAAGGGTTGTACTGACTAACTGTAATTTCTGCTATTGTTGGCTGTGCTCTAGTTATACAGATGTAAAACAAAACATTATTGTGGGCCTAATCAGTGCTCTACTTTGGTGAAAGGATATGGGAATGGTGTATttgtacttatttatctatttccttTATAGTTTACTGCAGATTACATAGGTCCATCAGAATACATAATTTCAGCCATAATTAGTTCAAGCCAGTTTAATTAATAATAGCAGTGGGGGatggttgaaaaaaaaatactgtattttaaatcaACAAACCAATCTCTTCATAATTTATTAAACCTCAGTACTTAAACAATTACAACCTATTTCCATTAGGAGTGTTTAAtcagatacattttaaaaataaatttcactacagggatttcattacaatattactactatttattaaaaagtttttattttatggtaAACATATATGTGTTTATTCTATTTTCAGGCTGAGTTGCACAAAACAGGCGGGGGATCATTCAAGAGGAAGTTAGATGTAGATGGGGAGCGGCTTATAGCCAAACTCCATCACAACTTCACACCTCTTTGTAATCCGTGCGACAGCGATGGCCAGTACCAGGTCATTGAAGACGTAGCAGCTGATCCTGTTTCCTATATTGAATCAGTGGAAACGTATTTTGATGGTCCTCTGCCTGTCATGAGTGTTGAAGAGGTACAGACGGAATCTCATGAAGAGGTGGTAGCTCATGAGACTGTTCTATCACCTTCGCAGTCTCCGTCTGTAAATATATCAGAAGCAATTCCAACAGCAGGCCTTCAACAACAGATGCAGATtacaacaagtaggcctactgcacgaAAACACAAGAGAAACAGGATGGAAATCTACACAAGTAGTAAAGTGGACTTTAATGATTTAAGGTGCCGCCTTCTGTTGGAGAAACACAGCATGGagatgaaaatattgaaaacaaaccTTGAGGTTGCGAGAGtggaattagaaataaaaaaagctattttggctaatgaatttaaaaattaagttgCTTCTTTGAAAATAACCTTGTATTGTTTTACTTACCTTTCTGCCATTTCTGTGAAGTGTGTATTTATTAAAGTAGTCCTGACAACATGTCCTCCATTTCCTCTTCCTCTGAATAATGCTTGTTCTCTTTCAGCTTCGGGGTAGAATCTTCGTACCAAGTCTTCGTCTGGAGGTGGGGGTTCAGTTTCTCCATGCTCTAACAGTAGGTTATGTAGGACAAAGCATGCCATAATACACTCAAGTGTTGTTGATTGCTGCCTTCTCAGCTTGAACCGGAGACCCATTGATAAGCATGGAAATCTTCTTTTAACAACTCCAAATGCTCTTTCTATACAATTTCGGGTTTGTATGTGAGTTGTGTTGTAGAGTTCCTCTGGTTCAGTCCTTGGGTTAGAGAGAGGTGTCAGCAGAAAATTAGAGCAGGAATAGCCGCCATCGCCTAACAGGATTCCATTTCCCATTTCTCCATTCACAAACTGAGCACGTAACCTGCTCATGAGGAATATCGTGCTGTCATGTGTGGAACCTTGCCAACGTGCCACTACATTCcaaaacaataatgaagatgTGCACACAGCCTGCACATTTAtcgaaaagaaaccttttctgtTCCGATAGAGTTCAGCATTATTCCCACCAGGTGATATGATAGGGATATGGGTGCAATCTATACAACCAATTACTCGTGGGAATTCagatattgctgaaaattctCTTTGAATCTCAAGACGTTCCCTAGCAGAATTTGGAGGCTTTATATAAGTCTGTGCTAATAAAGCTAGTTCATGGGTAACTTCTCTCACCACTCTGCTGATAGTAGATTTATGCACCCCTACAATATCACCCAAGACTATCTGAAAGGTACCAGTTGCATAAAACCTTAACGTAATTAAAAGCTGGTTCATTGGAGACAGAGGATAGTTTCTGTTAGTCTGTCTACATATATTTCTTTCGATTTTCGAAAGTACCATACAACAAGATtctttacttaacctaaatcgTTTTTCAAACTCCTTCtcttgaaacataaaatataactcgtCTCGTCTTTGTATATTTCGTTGCcttaacaatatttcttcctcATACCTTTCAAAAATTTCTTCATCTGAAGAATCCATAGCACAATATTTTCGAAAATAATATAGAATTAACCTGTAAATGCAACATACGACACAAACTTGATCGGAGAATTACTATTTGACCAGCAGAAAATTGCTGATCAAATCTGACGACAGTTTGATCgccgatcaaatactgattgcTGTTTCTGCAACAAGAAAGTAACTGATTGCCGGTCAAACTCCGATTAAACGTCGATCAAAGTCCGATCATAAATGATTAACGTTTCTGCAACTGGGCATAAGACTCAAGCACTATTAGCTGTTGtatgttaaattttacatacgCCCAGAGAAAATATTATAGGGACGAAGAAGATGATACATATGAAATACTAAGTCGTATGAAAAGCattataatacactcagggacaaaaaaaccagacactttaatatttgctggtattttgcaaaacatattcttctcatacaatattatggttgccatctgttgttatggagacgtgtatacattgttgattgttttttgttttacaaacaagccattacaaccaaatattccaattttgctttcggagtctcagctataacaatgttgtctcaaccattttgtgcttcattatcgttatcattcgttatttctttattttcacattttctgagtttaagtggggttgtaacattagtcttaaaacaagatgcgacctgaagatgtggctcgagctgtagccctttacgatgatggacgcagtgtacgttacattgcaaatgttatgaatatggctagaagcacaacccatgatgccataaaacagtatagagagaccctagaatttACCAGAAgtccaggttcgggtcgtccaagagctacaaatccaaatgaagacaggtatatggtgttgagagttcttagggagcgcaacctgccagctactagtgtagcccagcaatttgttaacatgcatggacgcccaatttcggccaaaacagttagaaggaggttgaaagcaagtggactgatatcaagtagacctgcaactggtcccagacttctcaggatgcatcgagttgaacgactgcgttttgcaaatgatcacagggattggagaaatggacagtggagctgtgttctgttcaccgatgattcccgtttcaatctgtgctcacctgatggacgtgaaagagtttggagaaggagaggagaacgattttcacagtgttgcatttccgaaaatgtgccatatggaggtggtggagtgatggtttgggcaggagtgtgtacggatgctcgtacagaattggtttttgttgaaaatggaagactaacagctgataggtatataaatgaatgtttggctgatcatgttgtgccatttggccaatttgtaggcgataattttgttttaatgcatgataatgcatggccgcatattgcccatgtggtcggagattatctccaagaagtgggaatccatgttcttccatggccagcaaggagtccagacatgaacccaattgaacacgtgtgggacatgctgggattGCGTGtcaagaatagacgaccgagaccagaatcgttacaagagttgaggcgagcacttggtgaagaatgggaacttattcctcaagaagacattgctaaccaaattgagagcatgccaagacgtatggatgcagttattcaagccagaggggggtAATAcacgttactaaaaagagtttttaatgtttaaggcaccataaaatgaaaaaacagttagaccaaacgatgccatagttatacgccctttgtaatttttttgtaaattttctcatcagagatttttttttttcaaatgttgtcgtataaggtgctaaatgaaacattattttgtttaaatggattttgtttcattttgaaataattggcagcaaaataggcctacaagcaaatatagaagtgtccgttttttttgtccctgagtgtataatcTGCAATATGcagcatttcattttttttttcagaaaaaaaaaaaagagagaaagtcgAATAATTCGCccatcggttaatagggtgatggataatcaGAGTTCTACTGTATAAAGATTTTGTATACTGTACATCAACACAAAAAGCACAAGAAAGAGGTTACAAAAGTTAAGAATGATCAAATAACGTAGGATAGAACACGAAAGTTAATTCTGGTAACAGAAAATATACCATTTTTATGTCAATAAATCTTAATGTGCTCAATATTCCATATTAAGTACAAACCTTGCAATATATAAAATCACTCTGTTCTGGACGTTTTTCAGTATACAATAACTTCAAAAAAATCTTTGCACATATTTCTAGGTAAGGCTGTTTCAATCTCTCTACAGAAGAAGTTTCTCCTTTACTGTCATGAATAAAAGTCAGAGATTCAAGGCATTTGACTGTCATAAGCTGAATTTCCCATTCTGATGCCAGTAACAATTCATCACTTTTTTTATGTGCTTCATATTCTTCATTCAGTAATGGTATTAATATGCCATTTCTTCCCACCAACTCATGTATCTGCTGAGAgagaaaaacaaaatacatataaaattatattttaaattcagaaagtaTGAGGTCTGTGTAGAAAGCACCCAGCAATTCTGAACATTTCAAGTACCAGTCGTTCAACCTTGATATACTGTAACATGGCAGACACAGAGAGGACCTTACTGTGTATGTATGAACAATAATTCTTCAGTGACGCTACCCAATTGACAGTGAGATACTGCTAAGTGTGATTGTGTACTGTGTGACCAATGCATTCACAACGATCAAACCAAGTAGGTCAGCAAATCTGAATTAAGTTTTGTTTCCAACTTGGACATTCATTAACAGGAACTATTCAAGATTATGAACAAGGGCTTTTGGGGATGATTCAAGAAGTAAAGTCCAGATAAACTTCTGGTACCAATGTTTAAAAGTGCTTGTGATCCACATTCTGAAAGTTCAACAAGCAGAATGCCGTGAAAGTGTTGAACACGAGTGTGCTGCAATCAACAGAAAGTAACAATTGGTAGTGCGATAATCAGAAGACAATCTAAGAagtttaaattggttatttaacaatgatgtatcaactactacattATTAAAGtcaatgaaactggtaatagcaAGATGGTACTTGGTGAGCCGAGACTTGAGGTTTtgtcacagattacctgacatttgtcttacagttggatAAAACGTCGACAAAAAAACTCAACAAGAGAATTGGTACAAGTGAGAATCAAATGCACATCCAAGTGCAGCTCAGGACCAGATCTAAGGAGTTCACGTAATAATATTTCAGATAGACTGATGAAGGATCTTGGCATGTAAAATTCGTTGCATGGTTCCTGTTACAAGAGCAGAACGAATTTTGTGCTGAAGTGGCTCTGAACTTGCTTAAAACCGTTAACAACAATAAACCAGATTTCCTAAGGACAGTCATAATCAGAAATTAATCGTGTGTCTATGATGCTGCAAAAAAAGCCTAGTCTTCCCAATGAAAGTCGTCTAAGTCTCTGTTAATAAAGAACGTATGACAAAGTTGGAGCAACATCAAGGTCATTTTGACGGTTTTTAAATCACGAAGGTGTTGTGCACTAAGGGTCTGGTCCTCGAGACTACTCATCGAAGTTCCGTGCCAGCTGAGAGATGCCGAAAGTGGCAACTGACAGTATGACAATGTAGCTGCCCATTCTTCACATTCTacatgcaagtttttttttttttttttgtaaaacatcACATCATCTAGTCTGTCACTCTTATACAGCGCAGATTTGAGTTCCTCCGACTTAAGGCTTTCGTCAAagttaaaataaacaacaaataaaaaataaataaataatcaataaatcattcaatcaatcagtcagtcaatctCATCAATGTTTAATACATTgagaaattaaaactaaattatacttATCAGATGATGTGAATTCTTCAGagtataattatattatggtGGTAAAAATACTAAAGTATGATACGTCAATCTCATCAATGTTTAATACAATgagaaattaaaactaaattatgctTATCAGATGATGTGAATTCTTCGgagtataattatattatgctgGTAAAAAGGTAAAAATACTAAAGTAAGAGAACTCAATGTCATCAATGTTTAATACATTGAGAAATTAAAACTGAATTATAGTTATCAGATGATGTGAATTTTTCGGAGTATAATTATAGCATATGCTGGTAAAAATACTAAAGGAAGATAAGTCAATCTCGTCAATGTTTAATACACTGAGaaattaaaactaacatatactTATCAGATGATGTGAATTCTTTAGAGTAAAATTATAGTATATGCTGGTAAAAATACTAAAGTAAGAGAAGTGAATGTCATCAATATTTAATACATTGAGAAATTAAAACTGAATTATAGTTATCAGATGATGTGAATTCTTCGgagtataattatattatcacagtttagtatatacagttacgaagcttgggatgattttttgcatttctcgcaatagttgctagccacttggAGCACTGTGAGTAGTAGaaaaatagactgtgtcactgccatcgtaatctaatacaggccgtaaggcagaccatgtgactcgttTAACccaatcacgaagggcggcgtttcaaccatataaattagttggaatgcataaagagtaacatacatttctctaaaatgtaccgtagtgtaattgcattaataaaattcaaaacaatgattatgatacacttcagacataattcacttgcgagtttaaggtgtaatattatttttggtgtgaaaattacgttgtttgtatgtgtaatatctgcctttatttcgattaaatatcgcgaaattcttgtacattcatttatgcacgattcaataattttcagttgcaccacacagatatttagatatgttgaacttataggttatgtttactgtacgagttgcccctttctgtctaattttagtggccTCTAATGCCCTGCCATTTCATGTATGTTAtgccatatggaaattataggctatgtttactatatttaacttatattcctatattcgcaattatagattataattaaacatatgtTATGTATGATattccgcacattcaatttgtctgcattttaatactacaattgagtactgaattattgtatttatctactacctaagagacgaagtaacacaatcgtacatgCTACATTAGtgtcataggagtggtatggtaaattttctgtctacaattaaggaaggtagatatgctaaattaaaatcacaatataaattcttttcttattaaaccttaaaatagcttcaattctaaacttaaaatgttgttaattgatgaactagtggacttactcgtgttatcAATTCATCAATTCATATCAGTTcatgaattaattatattcaagtgttaaaagtggtgtacgcaagattcaaaaatggATTAAAATGTTGatacgaacagattatgttaacatgtaaaattctcttgacattaaaataacacagttttgtaggcctaattatttctgcaatatattcaacaagaagtaaacggaacttatggacatattacactaaataaaacttagcaatgatacgcaataaagtttataatataatatttcactgacctCTATACACAGAAATGGAGAACCATACATTATaccctggtctagatcgaaaaggcattgactgtgccgtatttcgcattgttgtgaaaagttgtgtaaactgtgaaatgttcgttatcggttgtaataactgtaaatggctaaaatacaataatt contains the following coding sequences:
- the LOC138713574 gene encoding myb/SANT-like DNA-binding domain-containing protein 3, giving the protein MSMSDSNKKKPRGPNFSSIDRALLLNIVEGYMNIIENKKTDAVWSKEKEKAWADIAVDFNRCSSEGERTATQLKTAYENYKRRIKKAAADDKAELHKTGGGSFKRKLDVDGERLIAKLHHNFTPLCNPCDSDGQYQVIEDVAADPVSYIESVETYFDGPLPVMSVEEVQTESHEEVVAHETVLSPSQSPSVNISEAIPTAGLQQQMQITTSRPTARKHKRNRMEIYTSSKVDFNDLRCRLLLEKHSMEMKILKTNLEVARVELEIKKAILANEFKN